A single region of the Blastopirellula marina genome encodes:
- a CDS encoding transposase codes for MGRPKRADEAGGAYHALNRGNAQATIFEKPEDFNAFERILAEGLSRYPCQLLAYQLMPNHWHLVVRLTADEGSERDPTRHPPRLPAGRPQMDPIDRLPSQSRLDPTPQRPTKENR; via the coding sequence ATGGGAAGGCCAAAGCGAGCGGACGAGGCTGGGGGCGCTTATCATGCGTTGAATCGTGGCAACGCACAAGCGACTATTTTCGAGAAGCCGGAGGACTTCAATGCCTTCGAGCGTATCTTAGCCGAGGGGCTTTCGCGGTATCCATGCCAGTTGCTGGCCTACCAGTTAATGCCCAACCACTGGCACTTGGTGGTCCGCCTCACGGCGGACGAAGGAAGTGAACGCGATCCAACACGCCATCCGCCGAGGCTCCCCGCTGGGCGACCCCAAATGGACCCAATCGACCGCCTGCCGTCTCAATCTAGACTCGACCCTACGCCCCAGAGGCCGACCAAAGAAAACAGGTAG
- a CDS encoding toxin-antitoxin system YwqK family antitoxin, producing MMHVNSSVSNAYSKNAVSFRAFYCDFKGQGGSVHLSRVTASSASCYGILMLVVFGALAGCMKNPPHSNSDDRESSGNMKATIVEQELAFPDTIQFAGKKWKLHQKSPGVNVLGKSYDYVADRPNELLRVFKGGRRSEILESFVIYNRSDLHAQWVENGKTVVTDSSGRTVEWTMLNGVREGRFRQFYVNGEVKHEGICVNGVIGGESKGFYPDGSLWWEGSLDNGMLFGSNGLFYREDGTPIYNLTSKEKLREYEEWRASDGELSK from the coding sequence ATGATGCATGTGAATAGTAGTGTGAGTAATGCATATAGCAAAAATGCAGTCTCTTTTCGTGCTTTTTATTGCGATTTCAAGGGGCAGGGCGGGAGTGTTCACTTGAGCCGCGTGACGGCAAGTAGTGCTTCGTGTTATGGTATACTGATGCTCGTTGTATTTGGAGCTCTGGCGGGATGCATGAAGAATCCACCGCATTCGAATTCAGATGACAGAGAGAGTAGCGGAAACATGAAAGCGACAATTGTCGAGCAGGAACTCGCATTCCCTGATACGATTCAGTTTGCCGGTAAGAAGTGGAAGCTACATCAGAAATCTCCTGGAGTTAATGTGTTGGGAAAGTCATATGACTACGTCGCGGACCGGCCGAACGAACTGCTTCGTGTTTTTAAGGGAGGTAGGAGAAGTGAAATTCTAGAGAGTTTCGTTATTTATAATCGCAGTGATCTACATGCGCAGTGGGTTGAAAATGGCAAGACTGTGGTTACCGACTCAAGTGGGCGTACGGTTGAGTGGACGATGCTGAATGGAGTAAGGGAGGGCCGATTTCGCCAGTTCTATGTAAACGGCGAGGTAAAACATGAGGGAATATGTGTAAATGGAGTAATAGGAGGAGAATCTAAGGGATTCTATCCGGACGGAAGCTTGTGGTGGGAGGGTTCGCTAGACAACGGGATGTTGTTCGGAAGCAACGGCTTGTTTTATAGGGAAGATGGTACGCCAATTTACAATCTCACCTCCAAAGAGAAGCTCAGAGAGTATGAAGAGTGGCGTGCGTCCGACGGTGAATTGTCTAAGTAA
- a CDS encoding SpoIIE family protein phosphatase — protein sequence MSLTRLPIRVLAPLLFGVPVLIVGVWLSLTWNRQSHHAVTQLAEQSIDEIHRTTAGKIADVLSIPVQVCQMNKHLVTTKALPPDDLAAWRPTFVRESKTFDMLSAISWGSADGRSVWVSRYADGSTYWAIKSDSSSEQMEEWKLNSAGEVLQDTRNSFEFRLETRPWFQAPRDAKKPSWSDPYVWVGGGSGEETTLGISYGIPVYQADRTLLGIADADYSLNDLSSYLGKLKIGKTGMAFMLSSDGKLLATSDGTKIISSAGSQLLATESDNPKILAAAKFLESQDSAGDVSTHINLAGETFYLHASQVGREVGLDWQLLTIVPEDDFVGDIQAEFARSWITSLIAVVLAVGLGLLAAHWLVKPLTTISDSVRRIGQGDLETKLNIQHAPEYTHLATEINKMAEGLKDRLRMQKSLSLAMEVQRNLLPSQSPQIQGLDIAGHSTYCDETGGDYYDFLDVGGTDEDTAVLVIGDVMGHGVAAALLMATARGILRSRCAEPGSLADFLNHLNDMLVIDTNGERFMTMLLITLSAKKDTIRWASAGHGPPIIYTPNSDKFPQLDGGGLPLGLMEGETYAEYWQPNILPGTVILATTDGLEETMNEAGQQFGKQRLEELIRKNAEKTSEEISQIIRQALVGYRGTGSQDDDLTFVVAKVL from the coding sequence TTGTCCCTTACACGTCTACCTATTCGCGTTCTCGCTCCCCTGCTGTTCGGTGTTCCGGTGCTGATCGTGGGAGTATGGTTGTCTTTGACGTGGAATCGGCAATCGCATCATGCCGTAACGCAGCTGGCCGAGCAGAGTATCGACGAGATCCACCGCACTACCGCTGGCAAGATCGCCGATGTCCTTTCGATTCCGGTCCAGGTATGCCAGATGAATAAGCATCTGGTCACCACCAAGGCTCTTCCCCCTGACGACCTGGCAGCCTGGCGGCCAACGTTCGTGCGCGAGTCGAAGACGTTCGATATGCTCAGCGCGATCTCGTGGGGTAGCGCCGATGGGCGGTCGGTCTGGGTCAGCCGCTATGCCGACGGCAGCACCTATTGGGCAATCAAAAGCGATTCGTCTTCCGAACAGATGGAAGAATGGAAGCTCAACAGCGCCGGAGAAGTCCTGCAAGACACACGCAACTCGTTTGAGTTTCGCCTGGAAACACGCCCCTGGTTTCAAGCACCCCGCGATGCCAAAAAGCCAAGCTGGAGCGATCCGTATGTCTGGGTCGGTGGCGGCAGTGGCGAAGAGACGACGCTGGGCATCTCGTACGGAATTCCCGTGTATCAGGCCGATCGCACGCTGCTGGGCATTGCCGATGCCGACTACTCGCTGAACGATCTTTCCAGCTACCTGGGTAAGCTGAAGATCGGCAAGACCGGCATGGCGTTCATGCTTTCGTCCGATGGCAAACTGCTGGCGACCTCGGACGGAACGAAGATCATCTCATCGGCAGGAAGCCAATTGCTGGCCACGGAGTCGGATAACCCCAAGATTCTGGCCGCGGCCAAATTCCTGGAAAGCCAGGACTCAGCCGGCGACGTCAGTACACATATCAATCTGGCTGGCGAAACGTTTTACCTGCACGCATCGCAGGTCGGACGCGAGGTAGGCCTTGACTGGCAGCTACTAACCATCGTGCCGGAAGACGATTTCGTGGGGGACATTCAAGCCGAGTTCGCCCGCAGTTGGATTACGAGCCTGATCGCGGTTGTGTTGGCGGTCGGCCTGGGGCTGCTGGCCGCGCACTGGCTGGTTAAGCCCCTGACAACCATCAGCGATTCAGTTCGGCGGATCGGCCAAGGGGACCTCGAAACGAAGCTGAATATCCAGCATGCTCCGGAGTACACCCACCTGGCCACCGAGATCAACAAGATGGCCGAGGGGCTGAAAGACCGCTTGCGGATGCAGAAGTCGTTGTCGCTGGCGATGGAAGTTCAGCGAAACTTGTTGCCTTCCCAGTCGCCGCAGATCCAAGGGCTCGACATTGCCGGCCACAGCACCTACTGCGACGAAACCGGCGGCGACTACTACGACTTTCTCGATGTCGGTGGCACCGATGAAGATACCGCCGTGCTGGTGATAGGGGACGTGATGGGGCACGGCGTGGCCGCTGCCCTGCTGATGGCAACTGCCCGCGGAATTTTGCGGAGCCGCTGCGCCGAGCCTGGCTCACTGGCCGACTTCCTGAATCACCTGAACGATATGTTGGTGATCGATACCAACGGCGAACGTTTCATGACGATGCTGCTAATCACCCTTTCCGCGAAGAAGGACACGATCCGCTGGGCATCCGCCGGCCACGGACCACCGATCATCTATACGCCCAACAGCGACAAGTTCCCGCAGCTCGACGGGGGCGGCCTGCCGCTGGGGCTGATGGAAGGAGAAACGTACGCCGAGTACTGGCAGCCCAACATCCTGCCCGGCACCGTCATCCTGGCCACCACCGACGGCCTGGAAGAAACCATGAACGAAGCAGGCCAGCAGTTCGGCAAACAGCGGCTGGAAGAACTCATCCGCAAAAACGCCGAGAAGACTTCCGAAGAGATCAGCCAAATCATCCGCCAGGCACTGGTGGGCTACCGAGGGACTGGTTCGCAGGATGATGACCTGACATTTGTAGTGGCCAAGGTTCTGTAG
- a CDS encoding AAA family ATPase: MSDPLKDLLAQLAGSDAADSGDIDPWQLVEAIAPEEDPQDASDKSLEAMISRINSMTSRGSDDEGAFAETARAAAATPTPSINLQEDGDMPFYPREPESLREAHLTGTDVEALCLKYLLTAGEASGREIAGQLCIPFLLMDESLRKMKYDQLVVYKDTAQAGDYVYYLTDLGRERARRYNEHCTYYGSAPVSLHDYVASVRAQSLEGQSPSVQALETAFEDLLINKAMFRRLGPAINSGRGLFLFGAPGNGKTSIAERVTRAFGKYIWVPRAIGIDGEILRVFDPAVHDEVPLEDGPGIMQQHRIDRRWVRIKRPTIIVGGELTMDNLEISTIQATGVSEAPLQLKSNCGTLVIDDFGRQRMSTDELLNRWIVPLEKRYDFLNMRGGKKIQVPFDQLIVFSTNLEPRDLCDDAFLRRIPYKIEVVDPTEQEFRQLFDIMCPMMGFTINEPAIDYLIENHYKKVNRPFRCCQPRDLLMQVRNMCLYENAPLELTKDYFDGAVDNYFAVM, from the coding sequence ATGTCCGACCCGCTTAAAGATTTGTTGGCTCAACTGGCTGGTAGCGATGCGGCAGACTCTGGGGATATCGATCCCTGGCAATTGGTAGAGGCCATTGCGCCAGAGGAAGACCCACAAGATGCGAGTGACAAGTCGCTCGAGGCGATGATCTCGCGGATCAACAGCATGACCAGCCGTGGTTCGGACGACGAAGGTGCGTTTGCTGAAACGGCCCGTGCTGCCGCGGCAACGCCAACCCCTTCGATCAATCTGCAAGAGGACGGCGATATGCCGTTCTACCCGCGCGAGCCTGAATCGCTGCGTGAAGCGCATCTCACCGGAACCGACGTCGAAGCGTTGTGCTTGAAGTACCTGCTTACCGCTGGTGAAGCCTCTGGCCGCGAGATCGCCGGCCAGTTATGCATCCCATTTCTGCTGATGGACGAATCGTTGCGGAAGATGAAGTACGACCAGTTGGTCGTTTACAAAGACACCGCTCAGGCAGGCGACTACGTTTATTACCTCACCGATCTCGGTCGCGAACGTGCCCGGCGTTACAACGAACACTGCACCTATTACGGCTCGGCACCGGTGTCGCTTCACGACTATGTGGCCAGCGTTCGCGCTCAGTCACTGGAAGGCCAGTCCCCTAGCGTCCAGGCGTTGGAAACCGCGTTCGAAGACCTCTTGATCAACAAGGCCATGTTCCGCCGGCTTGGTCCAGCGATCAACAGCGGCCGTGGTCTGTTTCTCTTTGGTGCGCCTGGTAATGGTAAAACGAGTATCGCCGAACGTGTCACCCGCGCCTTCGGTAAGTACATCTGGGTTCCTCGTGCGATTGGAATCGATGGCGAGATCCTCCGCGTCTTCGACCCGGCAGTGCACGATGAAGTGCCGCTGGAAGATGGACCCGGTATCATGCAGCAGCATCGTATCGATCGCCGCTGGGTGCGGATCAAACGTCCCACGATCATCGTCGGTGGTGAACTTACGATGGATAACCTTGAAATCAGCACCATTCAAGCCACCGGCGTCAGCGAAGCACCGCTACAACTGAAAAGCAACTGCGGCACGCTGGTGATCGACGACTTTGGTCGTCAGCGAATGAGCACCGACGAGCTACTCAACCGCTGGATTGTGCCGCTGGAAAAACGCTACGACTTCCTAAACATGCGCGGCGGTAAGAAGATTCAGGTGCCGTTCGATCAGTTGATTGTCTTCTCGACCAACTTGGAACCACGCGACCTGTGCGACGACGCGTTTTTGCGTCGTATTCCCTACAAGATCGAAGTGGTCGATCCGACCGAACAAGAGTTCCGCCAGTTGTTCGATATCATGTGCCCGATGATGGGGTTCACGATCAATGAACCGGCGATCGACTACCTGATCGAGAACCACTACAAGAAGGTCAACCGCCCGTTCCGCTGTTGCCAGCCGCGCGACCTTCTGATGCAGGTCCGCAATATGTGTCTGTACGAAAACGCCCCACTGGAGCTGACCAAAGATTACTTCGACGGGGCTGTCGATAACTACTTCGCGGTGATGTAG
- the acnA gene encoding aconitate hydratase AcnA, which translates to MTAKFDPFGARDVFSTSEGDLGIYRIRKLQEAGLGDIDKLPFSIRVLLESVLRNCDGYIVSEDDVKALAAWKAESPAPSEIPFMPARVVLQDFTGVPCVVDLAAMRSAMQRLGGDPAKINPLIPVDLVIDHSVQVDAFGTEQALDQNVALEFKRNKERYEFLRWGQKSLKNFQAIPPNVGIVHQVNLEYLAKGVFVREDEKGKVCLPDSLVGTDSHTTMINGLGVVGWGVGGIEAEAVMLGQPIYMLTPQVVGFELTGKLGAGVTATDMVLTITQILRKEGVVGKFVEFFGPGVSHMSLADRATIANMAPEYGATMGFFPVDAETLNYMRRTGRTDIEVERVERYTKEQGLFRTDDVKPSYTSLVRLDLSTVEPSLAGPKRPQDRVPLANMQTEFKKSLVTSPNERGFGLGDADLARTATVEDNGKSTDIGHGAVVIAAITSCTNTSNPSVMLAAGLLAKKAVAKGLSVKPYVKTSLAPGSRVVTDYLNKAEVMDDLEKLGFNLVGYGCTTCIGNSGPLPEPVAAAVTKGSLVASAVLSGNRNFEGRVNPHVKANYLASPPLVVAYALAGTVDIDLDNDPISTNDAGEAVFLKDIWPTNEEIAETVEKAITPEMFRERYNSAYESNPSWNAINVADSELYTWDADSTYIQEPPFLDDVKESVEPIVSITGARVLALLGDSVTTDHISPAGAIAKDSPAGKYLMEHGVEPVDFNSYGSRRGNDRVMHRGTFANIRIRNRLTPEKEGGYTKCFKTGETMSIFDAAEIYKEEGTPLVVIAGKEYGTGSSRDWAAKGTFMLGVKAVIASSFERIHRSNLIGMGVLPLEFPNDASWESLGLTGEETYDIYLPEDLKPLQKVTVSAKSADGEVTTFDATVRIDTPVELDYYRNGGILQTVLLKLLKESK; encoded by the coding sequence ATGACCGCAAAGTTCGATCCGTTCGGCGCTCGCGACGTGTTTTCCACCTCGGAAGGGGATCTGGGGATCTACCGCATTCGCAAGCTACAAGAAGCCGGCCTGGGAGACATTGATAAGCTTCCTTTCTCGATCCGCGTTCTTCTGGAATCCGTGCTGCGTAACTGCGACGGCTATATCGTCTCGGAAGACGACGTGAAGGCCCTGGCCGCTTGGAAGGCCGAAAGCCCGGCCCCCAGCGAGATTCCGTTCATGCCGGCCCGCGTCGTCCTGCAGGACTTCACCGGCGTGCCGTGCGTGGTCGACCTGGCCGCCATGCGAAGTGCCATGCAGCGTTTAGGTGGCGACCCAGCCAAAATCAACCCGCTCATCCCGGTCGACTTGGTGATCGACCACTCGGTGCAGGTCGATGCTTTCGGTACCGAGCAGGCCCTCGATCAGAACGTGGCCCTCGAATTCAAGCGCAACAAGGAACGCTACGAGTTCCTCCGCTGGGGTCAGAAGTCGCTCAAGAACTTCCAGGCCATTCCACCGAACGTCGGTATCGTGCACCAGGTGAACCTGGAATACCTGGCCAAGGGGGTCTTCGTTCGTGAAGACGAAAAGGGGAAGGTCTGCCTGCCAGACTCGCTGGTCGGTACCGATAGCCACACCACCATGATTAACGGCCTGGGTGTCGTTGGCTGGGGCGTGGGTGGTATCGAAGCCGAAGCCGTCATGCTGGGTCAACCGATCTACATGCTCACGCCGCAAGTTGTCGGCTTCGAACTGACCGGCAAGCTCGGTGCTGGTGTTACCGCCACCGATATGGTGCTGACCATCACCCAGATCTTGCGCAAGGAAGGGGTCGTCGGTAAGTTTGTCGAGTTCTTCGGTCCTGGCGTCTCGCACATGAGCCTGGCCGACCGAGCCACCATTGCCAATATGGCCCCTGAATATGGTGCGACCATGGGCTTCTTCCCGGTCGATGCCGAAACGCTGAACTACATGCGACGTACCGGTCGTACCGATATCGAAGTCGAACGAGTGGAACGTTACACCAAGGAACAAGGCCTGTTCCGCACCGACGACGTGAAGCCAAGCTACACGTCGCTGGTTCGCCTGGACCTCTCGACCGTCGAGCCATCGCTGGCCGGTCCGAAGCGTCCTCAAGACCGCGTGCCGCTGGCCAATATGCAGACCGAATTCAAGAAGTCGCTGGTCACATCGCCGAACGAGCGTGGTTTCGGCCTGGGCGATGCCGACCTGGCCCGCACGGCAACGGTTGAAGACAACGGCAAGTCGACCGATATTGGCCACGGTGCCGTGGTCATCGCGGCCATCACCAGCTGCACCAATACCAGCAACCCCAGCGTGATGCTGGCCGCTGGTCTGCTGGCCAAGAAGGCCGTCGCCAAGGGCCTGAGCGTCAAACCATACGTGAAGACCAGCCTTGCTCCTGGTTCGCGCGTGGTGACCGATTACCTGAATAAAGCCGAAGTGATGGACGACCTCGAGAAGCTCGGCTTCAACCTGGTCGGCTACGGCTGCACCACGTGCATCGGCAACAGCGGTCCGCTGCCTGAACCGGTTGCCGCCGCCGTCACCAAGGGCTCGTTGGTTGCCTCCGCTGTTCTTAGCGGTAACCGCAACTTCGAAGGACGTGTGAATCCACACGTTAAAGCGAACTACCTGGCCAGCCCACCACTGGTCGTCGCTTATGCCCTGGCTGGCACCGTTGATATCGATCTGGACAACGATCCGATCAGTACCAATGACGCTGGCGAAGCGGTCTTTCTGAAGGACATCTGGCCGACCAACGAAGAGATCGCTGAAACGGTGGAAAAGGCGATCACGCCTGAGATGTTCCGCGAACGCTACAACAGCGCGTACGAATCGAACCCGAGCTGGAATGCCATCAACGTGGCCGACTCCGAGCTGTACACATGGGACGCCGACAGCACCTACATCCAAGAGCCGCCGTTCCTGGACGACGTTAAAGAATCGGTCGAACCAATCGTATCGATCACCGGTGCTCGCGTGTTGGCTCTGCTGGGTGACTCGGTCACGACCGACCATATCTCGCCTGCGGGTGCCATCGCCAAGGACAGCCCAGCCGGCAAGTACCTGATGGAGCACGGCGTCGAACCGGTCGACTTCAACAGCTACGGCTCGCGTCGTGGTAACGACCGTGTGATGCACCGCGGTACGTTCGCCAACATTCGTATCCGCAATCGCCTGACTCCTGAAAAGGAAGGTGGCTATACGAAGTGCTTCAAGACCGGCGAAACGATGTCGATCTTCGACGCCGCCGAGATCTACAAAGAAGAAGGCACGCCGCTGGTGGTTATCGCCGGTAAGGAATACGGCACCGGTAGCTCGCGCGACTGGGCCGCCAAGGGAACGTTCATGCTCGGTGTGAAAGCGGTCATCGCTTCCAGCTTCGAGCGTATCCACCGTAGCAACCTGATTGGTATGGGCGTGCTGCCGCTGGAATTCCCTAACGACGCCTCGTGGGAATCGCTGGGCCTGACCGGCGAAGAGACTTACGACATCTACCTGCCGGAAGATCTCAAGCCGCTACAGAAGGTCACCGTTTCGGCCAAGAGCGCCGATGGAGAAGTCACCACCTTCGATGCCACGGTCCGCATCGACACACCGGTGGAACTCGATTACTACCGCAACGGCGGAATCCTTCAAACGGTGCTGTTGAAGCTGCTGAAGGAATCGAAGTAG
- a CDS encoding FAD-dependent oxidoreductase, translated as MRRLVVCLALLLAITTHTTSQAETIETDVCVYTATPSGILAAIAVKQAGKEVVIIEPSRWVGGMLGAGLKPMQDCPNYNATGGMTKPLLTSLGHGPGIADGTVIVPAIRQDFQRLLDEHEIQVIHEHRMGTCQMVDARLKSASFDLAPFDDLGCPPVEPTKRGNLTVQAKMFIDASYEGDLFAAAGCSYRTGRESAEQFDEEANGVRPPVVKTPIDPYVTPGDPQSGLLNLLQTDHGKPVGSADKYTQAYNYRYYTTNVPENRLPIDAPEGYSAKDYELVGRYVEYLTQTIEDKEALRKKLIGVCPGWKNSGEWNYQRDSLITMAPLGISQDYASGDAAMKARVWKAHQNYLRGLFEFMRTDARVPDWYREEVAQLGLDGRYHEETAGWPHQLYIRVSRRLDAEYTITAHDVYNRTQVEVPVGLAQYGIDTYPSRRIVIQEDGQTLVANEGNMFVGGNKGPTNVPYAVPYQAIVPKQAECTNVLVPVCFSASHLGYASARMEPVFMICGESAGVAAVQAIEEHVPVQQIDTKKYLAALERAGQKLTWDPAVDSPSRPNSNHLDFARLLKECDKNEDQLVSQIEWNAGKSGWEFLFLFIDQNQDSQIDEKEYDKFQQFKKEHADWAERVRKS; from the coding sequence ATGCGACGTCTTGTTGTTTGTCTGGCTTTACTGCTGGCGATCACCACCCACACAACATCTCAGGCAGAGACGATCGAAACGGACGTCTGTGTGTACACAGCCACTCCGTCCGGTATTTTGGCGGCCATCGCCGTAAAGCAGGCCGGCAAAGAGGTGGTGATTATCGAACCGAGCCGCTGGGTCGGAGGAATGCTGGGGGCCGGTCTCAAGCCGATGCAGGACTGCCCCAACTACAACGCCACCGGCGGCATGACCAAGCCGCTGCTGACCAGCCTGGGGCATGGGCCTGGCATCGCCGACGGCACCGTGATCGTCCCGGCTATTCGCCAAGACTTTCAGCGTCTGTTGGACGAACATGAGATCCAGGTCATCCACGAGCATCGCATGGGTACCTGTCAGATGGTCGATGCCCGGCTCAAGTCGGCATCGTTCGATCTCGCCCCATTCGATGACCTGGGCTGCCCACCCGTCGAGCCAACCAAACGCGGCAATCTGACGGTCCAAGCCAAGATGTTTATCGATGCCAGCTACGAAGGAGACCTCTTCGCAGCGGCAGGCTGTTCGTATCGCACCGGTCGCGAATCGGCCGAGCAGTTCGACGAGGAAGCCAACGGCGTTCGTCCCCCAGTCGTGAAGACCCCGATCGATCCGTACGTCACGCCAGGCGATCCACAGAGTGGCCTCTTGAATCTGCTTCAGACCGATCACGGCAAACCGGTAGGCTCGGCCGACAAGTACACCCAGGCCTACAACTACCGCTACTACACGACCAACGTGCCTGAGAATCGCCTGCCGATCGACGCCCCCGAAGGGTACTCGGCCAAGGATTATGAACTGGTCGGCCGATACGTCGAGTACCTCACGCAAACGATCGAAGACAAAGAGGCCCTTCGCAAGAAGCTAATCGGGGTGTGCCCAGGCTGGAAGAACTCTGGCGAATGGAACTACCAGAGAGATTCGCTGATTACCATGGCCCCGCTGGGAATCAGCCAGGACTACGCCAGTGGCGATGCCGCCATGAAGGCCCGCGTATGGAAGGCCCATCAGAATTACCTGCGTGGTCTGTTCGAGTTCATGCGAACCGATGCCCGCGTACCCGATTGGTATCGGGAAGAAGTGGCCCAACTCGGTCTCGATGGCCGCTACCACGAAGAAACAGCCGGCTGGCCGCATCAGCTTTACATTCGAGTCTCGCGCCGCCTGGATGCCGAGTACACGATCACCGCGCACGATGTCTACAACCGCACCCAGGTCGAAGTGCCGGTGGGCCTCGCTCAGTATGGCATCGATACCTACCCCTCGCGACGGATCGTCATTCAGGAAGATGGTCAGACACTGGTTGCCAACGAAGGAAACATGTTCGTCGGCGGTAACAAGGGACCGACCAACGTTCCTTACGCGGTGCCGTACCAGGCCATCGTCCCCAAGCAGGCCGAGTGTACCAACGTGCTAGTGCCGGTTTGCTTTTCGGCCAGTCACCTGGGGTATGCATCGGCACGCATGGAGCCGGTCTTTATGATCTGCGGTGAATCGGCTGGGGTAGCCGCCGTGCAGGCAATCGAAGAGCACGTTCCCGTGCAACAGATCGACACCAAGAAGTACCTGGCCGCGCTCGAAAGAGCAGGGCAGAAACTTACCTGGGACCCCGCCGTCGACTCGCCTAGCCGCCCGAACTCCAACCACCTCGATTTCGCCCGGCTTCTGAAAGAGTGTGACAAAAACGAAGACCAACTCGTTAGTCAGATCGAGTGGAACGCCGGCAAATCAGGCTGGGAGTTCCTATTCCTCTTCATCGATCAGAACCAAGACAGCCAGATCGACGAGAAGGAATACGACAAGTTCCAGCAGTTCAAGAAAGAGCACGCCGACTGGGCTGAGCGAGTGCGGAAGTCGTAA